The following are encoded in a window of Podospora pseudoanserina strain CBS 124.78 chromosome 6, whole genome shotgun sequence genomic DNA:
- the mug81 gene encoding putative steryl acetyl hydrolase mug81 (EggNog:ENOG503NYFN; COG:A) — MTTPSLSLEEWRAQVSAMKSAVAAANLKPSPPTNSDNEGDWTDDEIEPRHPRNGDIWDFISDDDDLLSDSDDSKDISSGGDDQFSGRPSSSETVYDLNWLAAKCQNHPSGLDAQALEGQILEILTAGKRSEEEVQSQLTDLIGFDDLDFVVELSLHRGEVVAAAASERSGTRLLTKAQRQEQLRERDRLHKGRKLQQAREKEEEYPHVYKQYHGGNTLSHSGHKYKLPPNSQRLEFEKHEEYVIPAGRAGTLWPGHRLVSIKELDGLCRGTFRGYESLNRMQSLVYPVAYKTGENMLICAPTGAGKTDAAMLTVLQTVGQYLTPSPGEVHDASEFGVDLAEFKIVYVAPMKALAAEITEKLGKRLAWLGVRVREYTGDMHLTKREVVETQVIVTTPEKWDVVTRKGTGDTELVQKVRLLIIDEVHMLHDERGAVLESLVARTQRQVESTQSLIRIVGLSATLPNYVDVADFLGVNKQRGLFYFDSSFRPVPLEQHFLGVKGKAGTRQSRDNIDEVAFEKVREMLEEGHQVMVFVHSRRDTQATAKMLYEKATDQACVGLFDPSGSEKFEAAMRDVKQTKAREIRDLVPKGLGIHHAGMARSDRNLMERLFGEGVIKVLCCTATLAWGVNLPAAAVIIKGTQVYSAQEGKFVDLGILDVLQIFGRAGRPQFEDTGIGMICTTHDRLAHYLTAVTDQLPIESKFSAKLVDNLNAEIALGTVTSINDAVKWIGYSYLFVRMRRNPMAYGIDWSEYSDDPQLVQRRRKLAIQAARTLRQSQMIIFNETTEELRSKDVGRIASQYYIQHTSIQIFNSLMKWDSAEKDILMMIAMSGEFDNIQSRNNEADELSRMKANQHFIPYEIKGGIDTPQTKTNILLQAYISRLQPEDFALTNDLNYVAQQAGRICRALFMIALNRRWGYQCLVLLTMAKSIEKRIWAFQHPFHQFDLPKPVLNSLDAKEALSIESMREMEPAEIGNLVNNFKTGHKIAKLLDNFPTLSIEAEIAPLNRDVLRIRLFVTPDFRWNDYLHGTSESYYIWVENSETSEIYHHEFFILSRRRLHDDHELNFTIPLSDPLPNQIYVRAVSDRWLGAETVTAVSFQHLIRPDTESVYTDLLNLQPLPVSALKNPALEELYAQRFRYFNPMQTQLFHTLYHRPVNVLLGSPTGSGKTVAAELAMWWAFRERPGSKVVYIAPMKALVRERVKDWGDRLAKPLGLRLVELTGDNTPDTRTIQDADIIITTPEKWDGISRSWQTRGYVRKVSLVVIDEIHLLAGDRGPILEIIVSRMNYIAASTKNAVRLLGMSTACANATDLGNWLGVKGEEGLFNFRHSVRPVPLELYIDGFPEVRGFCPLMQSMNRPTFLAILNHSPEKPVIVFVPSRRQTRLTAKDLINLCGMEDNPRRFLSMDEDDLQGVLSRVKDEALKEAISFGIGLHHAGLVEGDRQIAEELFLNNKIQILIATSTLAWGVNLPAHLVVVKGTQFYDAKIEAYKDMDLTDVLQMLGRAGRPQFDSSGVARIFTQDSKKDFYKHFLHTGFPVESSLHTVLDNHLCAEICAETIITKQDALDYLTWTFFFRRLHKNPSYYGLEISAEEHNTTTAQQLANEFMISMVDSSLHELTVSKCVEVYPNGDVDPTPLGKIMSYYYLSHKTIRQLVKKAKPQAAFIDVLSWMSIATEYDELPVRHNEDLINAELSKNLPFPGTAFGLPMWDPHVKAFLLLQAHMSGITLPITDYVGDQTSVLDQSVRIIQAGIDVMAELGYLSSLKSFASLLQAVKGGIWPDEDPVSLLPGVSLSANNKRKPTPLRDIARMSRNQNQLDRLAHELHVPSSAIAKFKKAAACLPDVNVSVDDVRNTSLTVTLRRQNPITEREGRIYAPKYPKPQTEGYFVIVGDLATDEVVAVKRVGWSGRQVRDKNGKRNPVEIGDRPTARVVIKLPEWEGKRRYDVLVVSDGYVGVEWGVKADVPGKPVVDVDVGGKEKGKMPQGQEGEMS; from the coding sequence ATGACGACTCCATCCCTCAGCCTAGAAGAATGGCGCGCCCAGGTCTCAGCCATGAAATCAGCCGTCGCCGCGGCCAACCtcaaaccatcacccccgaCGAACAGCGACAACGAAGGCGACTGGACAGACGACGAGATTGAGCCCCGGCACCCCAGAAACGGGGACATCTGGGACTTCATctcggacgacgacgacctcctCTCCGACAGTGATGACTCTAAGGACATCTCCAGCGGTGGTGACGACCAGTTCAGCGGCCGGCCTTCCAGTTCGGAAACGGTTTACGACCTGAACTGGTTGGCGGCGAAatgccaaaaccacccctccgGTCTTGACGCCCAAGCATTAGAGGGGCAGATTCTGGAAATTTTGACAGCGGGAAAGAggtcggaagaggaggtgcaAAGCCAACTGACTGACCTGATCGGTTTTGACGACTTGGACTTTGTGGTCGAGTTGTCTCTGCACaggggcgaggttgttgccgctgctgcctcAGAGAGGTCTGGCACCCGGTTGCTGACAAAAGCTCAGAGGCAGGAGCAGTTACGGGAAAGGGATCGGTTGCACAAGGGCCGAAAGTTGCAACAGGCacgggaaaaggaggaggagtaccCCCACGTTTACAAACAATACCATGGTGGAAACACGCTGTCGCACAGCGGGCACAAGTACAAGCTCCCACCCAACAGCCAGAGGTTGGAGTTTGAAAAGCACGAGGAGTATGTCATCCCCGCGGGGCGGGCGGGGACGCTGTGGCCGGGGCACAGGCTTGTCAGcatcaaggagctggatgggCTTTGCCGGGGGACGTTTAGGGGGTATGAGAGTCTGAATCGGATGCAGAGCTTGGTTTACCCGGTTGCGTACAAGACGGGGGAGAACATGCTGATCTGTGCGCCGACGGGGGCGGGAAAGACGGATGCTGCGATGTTGACTGTGCTGCAGACGGTGGGGCAGTATCTGACGCCGAGTCCTGGGGAGGTTCATGACGCGAGCgagtttggggttgatcTGGCAGAGTTCAAGATTGTGTATGTCGCGCCGATGAAGGCACTGGCGGCCGAGATTACGGAGaagttggggaagaggttggcttggttggggGTCAGGGTGAGGGAGTACACGGGTGATATGCACCTgacgaagagggaggtggtggagacgcAGGTTATTGTTACGACGCCGGAGAAGTGGGACGTGGTTACACGAAAAGGGACGGGGGATACCGAGTTGGTGCAGAAGGTCAGGTTGTTGATCATTGATGAGGTGCATATGCTTCATGATGAGAGGGGTGCGGTGTTGGAGAGTCTGGTGGCGAGGACGCAGAGGCAGGTGGAGAGCACGCAGAGCTTGATTCGTATTGTTGGGTTGAGTGCCACGCTGCCGAATTATGTGGACGTGGCCGACTTTTTGGGCGTGAACAAGcagagggggttgttttaTTTTGATTCGAGCTTCAGACCGGTGCCGTTGGAGCAGCACTTTTTGGGcgtgaaggggaaggcggGGACGAGGCAGTCGAGAGACAACATTGACGAGGTGGCGTttgagaaggtgagggagatgctGGAAGAGGGGCATCAGGTCATGGTCTTTGTCCATTCGAGGAGGGACACGCAGGCGACGGCCAAGATGCTGTATGAGAAGGCTACGGATCAGGCTTGTGTCGGGTTGTTTGATCCGAGTGGGAGTGAGAAGTTTgaggcggcgatgagggaTGTGAAGCAGacgaaggcgagggagattaGGGACTTGGTGCCAAAGGGGCTGGGCATTCACCATGCAGGTATGGCGAGGTCGGACCGGAActtgatggagaggttgtttggggagggtgtgatCAAGGTCTTGTGCTGTACGGCAACGTTGGCGTGGGGCGTCAAcctgccggcggcggcggttaTCATCAAGGGGACCCAGGTCTACAGTGCCCAGGAGGGCAAGTTTGTGGACCTGGGCATTCTGGATGTGCTGCAGATCTTTGGTCGTGCTGGTCGTCCCCAGTTTGAGGATACTGGTATTGGCATGATCTGCACGACGCACGACAGGCTGGCTCATTACCTCACTGCCGTGACCGACCAGCTACCGATCGAGTCCAAGTTCTCGGCCAAGTTGGTGGACAACTTGAATGCTGAGATTGCGCTGGGCACTGTCACCTCGATCAACGATGCCGTCAAGTGGATCGGTTACTCGTATCTGTTTgtgcggatgaggaggaaccCGATGGCCTATGGTATCGACTGGTCCGAGTACAGCGACGACCCTCAACTGGTCCAAAGACGACGCAAGCTGGCCATTCAAGCTGCCCGGACGCTTCGGCAAAGTCAGATGATCATCTTCAACGAGACGACCGAGGAGCTGCGCAGCAAGGACGTCGGCCGTATTGCCAGCCAATACTACATTCAACACACCAGCATCCAAATCTTCAACTCGCTGATGAAGTGGGATTCGGCCGAGAAGGACATCCTCATGATGATTGCCATGTCTGGCGAGTTTGACAACATTCAGTCGAGAAACAACGAGGCCGACGAGCTGTCGCGGATGAAGGCGAACCAGCACTTTATCCCGTACGAGATCAAGGGCGGCATTGACACACCGCAGACAAAGACCAATATCCTGCTGCAGGCATACATCTCAAGGCTCCAGCCAGAGGACTTTGCGCTGACAAACGACTTGAATTATGTTGCTCAGCAGGCCGGCCGTATCTGCCGGGCTCTGTTCATGATTGCGCTGAACAGGAGATGGGGGTACCAGTGCTTGGTTCTGTTGACCATGGCCAAGTCGATTGAGAAGCGGATTTGGGCTTTCCAGCATCCGTTCCATCAGTTCGATCTCCCCAAGCCGGTTCTGAACAGCCTGGACGCGAAGGAGGCTTTGTCGATTGAATCGATGCGCGAGATGGAGCCGGCCGAGATTGGGAATCTGGTCAATAACTTCAAGACGGGCCACAAGATTGCCAAGTTGCTTGACAACTTCCCCACGTTGAGCATCGAGGCCGAGATTGCGCCCTTGAACCGGGATGTCTTGAGAATCAGGCTGTTTGTCACTCCTGATTTCCGCTGGAATGATTACCTTCATGGGACCTCGGAGTCGTACTACATCTGGGTTGAGAACTCGGAGACGTCTGAGATCTATCATCATGAGTTCTTCATCCTTAGTAGGAGGAGGTTGCATGATGATCATGAGCTCAACTTTACGATTCCGCTGAGCGATCCGCTGCCGAATCAGATTTACGTCAGGGCGGTGTCTGACCGATGGCTTGGTGCTGAGACGGTCACTGCTGTTTCTTTCCAGCATCTCATCAGGCCGGACACCGAGAGCGTGTACACGGATCTCCTGAACCTTCAGCCTCTGCCTGTTTCGGCTCTCAAGAACCCGGCCCTGGAGGAGCTGTACGCCCAGCGCTTCCGGTACTTCAACCCCATGCAGACGCAGTTGTTCCACACGCTGTACCACCGACCAGTCAACGTTCTGCTGGGTTCGCCAACAGGCAGCGGCAAGACTGTGGCTGCCGAACTGGCCATGTGGTGGGCTTTCCGGGAGCGTCCTGGGTCAAAGGTGGTTTATATCGCTCCCATGAAGGCCCTCGTCCGCGAGCGTGTCAAGGACTGGGGCGACCGCCTTGCCAAACCATTGGGGCTGAGGCTGGTAGAGTTGACGGGTGACAATACTCCCGACACCCGGACCATTCAAGACGctgatatcatcatcaccactcccgAGAAGTGGGATGGCATCTCGCGTAGTTGGCAGACGAGAGGATACGTCCGAAAGGTTAGTCTGGTCGTTATTGACGAGATTCATCTGCTGGCTGGTGACCGCGGTCCTATTTTGGAGATTATTGTGTCGCGCATGAACTACATCGCTGCGTCGACAAAGAATGCCGTCAGGCTGTTGGGCATGTCGACTGCTTGCGCCAATGCGACTGACTTGGGGAACTGGCTAGGTgtgaaaggggaggagggcctGTTCAACTTTAGGCACTCGGTTCGTCCAGTGCCGCTGGAGTTGTATATCGATGGGTTCCCAGAGGTTAGAGGCTTCTGTCCGCTGATGCAGTCTATGAACCGGCCTACTTTCCTGGCTATCTTGAATCATAGTCCGGAGAAGCCCGTTATCGTCTTTGTGCCGTCCCGTCGGCAGACGAGGTTGACGGCCAAGGATCTGATCAATCTGTGCGGTATGGAGGACAACCCGAGACGGTTCTTGAGCATGGACGAAGATGACTTGCAGGGTGTCTTGTCTCGGGTCAAGGACGAGGCTCTCAAGGAGGCCATCAGCTTTGGAATTGGTCTGCATCATGCCGGTCTGGTCGAGGGCGACAGGCAGATCGCCGAGGAGCtgttcctcaacaacaagatccAGATCTTGATCGCGACGAGCACGCTGGCTTGGGGTGTCAACTTGCCAGCTCACTTGGTCGTGGTCAAGGGAACGCAGTTCTACGACGCCAAGATTGAGGCGTACAAGGACATGGACTTGACGGATGTGCTGCAGATGTTGGGTCGTGCTGGTCGCCCGCAGTTCGACAGCTCTGGTGTTGCTCGCATCTTTACGCAAGACTCCAAGAAGGACTTTTACAAGCACTTCTTGCACACCGGCTTCCCGGTTGAGTCGTCGCTGCACACGGTGCTGGACAACCATTTGTGTGCTGAGATTTGCGCCGAGACGATCATCACCAAGCAGGATGCGTTGGACTACCTGACGTGGACGTTTTTCTTCAGACGCTTGCACAAGAATCCGTCATATTATGGGCTGGAGATCTCTGCCGAGGAGCACAACACCACTACGGCTCAGCAGCTGGCCAACGAGTTTATGATCTCCATGGTGGACTCTTCGCTCCATGAGCTGACAGTGTCAAAGTGCGTGGAGGTTTACCCCAACGGGGATGTCGACCCTACACCCTTAGGCAAGATCATGTCCTACTACTATCTCTCCCACAAAACCATCCGCCAGCTCGTCAAGAAAGCCAAACCCCAAGCCGCCTTCATCGACGTCCTGTCATGGATGTCCATCGCGACCGAATACGACGAACTCCCCGTCCGGCACAACGAAGACCTCATCAACGCCGAGCTATCCAAgaacctccccttcccaggGACAGCCTTCGGTCTGCCCATGTGGGATCCCCATGTCAAGGCTTTTTTGCTGTTGCAAGCTCACATGTCGGGGATTACGCTGCCGATTACCGATTACGTCGGTGATCAGACTTCGGTATTGGATCAGTCAGTTCGTATCATCCAAGCCGGCATCGACGTCATGGCCGAACTGGGTTacctctcctctctcaaaTCGTTTGCTTCCCTCCTCCAGGCAGTAAAGGGTGGCATCTGGCCTGACGAGGACCCCGTCTCCTTGTTGCCGGGAGTCTCACTCTCTGCAAACAACAAGCGCAAACCCACGCCGTTGCGGGACATCGCGAGGATGTCCCGCAACCAGAACCAACTCGATCGTCTTGCTCACGAGCTTCACGTCCCGAGTTCTGCAATCGCCAAGTTCAAAAAAGCGGCGGCTTGCCTGCCTGATGTGAATGTCAGTGTCGACGATGTGAGAAACACGTCTTTGACCGTCACCTTGAGGCGTCAGAACCCCATCAcggaaagggaggggaggatctACGCGCCAAAGTATCCCAAGCCACAGACAGAGGGGTATTTTGTTATTGTTGGGGATTTGGCCACGGACGAGGTGGTGGCTGTCaagagggtgggttggagtGGACGGCAGGTTAGAGACAAAAATGGGAAGAGAAACCCCGTTGAGATTGGGGACAGGCCGACGGCGAGAGTGGTGATCAAGTTGCCTGAGTGGGAGGGCAAGAGGAGGTatgatgttttggtggtgagtgatGGGTATGTGGGTGTGGAGTGGGGGGTTAAGGCTGATGTGCCGGGGaagccggtggtggatgtcgatgtcggggggaaggagaaagGGAAGATGCCTCAGGGGCAGGAAGGGGAGATGAGTTGA